TCTCACTTCAGCGCCTGTTTTCCACACATCCCCGGCCCCGACTGTTATTAAAACATCTCCCGGACGCAATTCTTTGGACAATTCGAGTGCCCCCGGGAATTCCGAAGCTGCAATGCCGGTTTTTCTAAGCCCGTCAAGCAGCAGCCGGGAAGTGACTCCAGGAATAGGTTTCTCCCCCGCCGGATAAATTTCCATTACATAAACCTTGCCCGCGCTCGCGAATGCGGGCGGGAATTGGCGGAAAAGAAGTCTGGTCCTTGAGTAGCGGTGCGGCTGAAATAAAACCACCAGCCTGCGTCCTTTGAAAAGTTCAGCCGCCGTATCAAGCGTGGCTTTTATCTCGGTGGGATGGTGGCCGTAATCGTCAAGGAACTCCACGCCGGAGACCGTTCCAAGGCGTTCCAGGCGGCGTTTCACTCCGCTAAAATCCGCGAGGCCCCCGGCCAGCTTGTTAAAATCAAAACCCAGGTAACTGCCGGCGGCCATGGCGCAAAGGGAATTAAGCAGATTATGCCGCCCCGGCGCGCGCAGGCGCACTCTGCCTTTTTCGGCTCCCTTGAAAACCGCCGTATAAGCCGTGCCCCCCCCCTCAAGCTGCCTCATGTCTTTCGCCGTCCAGTCGGAGCGGTTTTTAAGGCCGTAGGTTAAAAATGGCCCCTTTAGCTTTCGGGCCATTTCAAGGACGTTAGCATCATCGGCGCAAAGGACGGCTGTCCCGTAAAACGGCGGTTTGGACGCGTAAGCCAGGAACGCGTTTTTCAGGTTGTCCATATTCCCGTAATGCTCAAGATGGTCGGAGTCGATGTTGGTAATGCAGGCGACCAAGGGGGAGAAATAAAGGAAGGAGCCGTCCGATTCATCGGCCTCGATGACAAAATATTCGCTTTTGCCCAGCCGTATGTTAGAGCCGGCGTTTTTAAAAATCCCCCCCACCACCGCGGTGGCGTCGGCTCCTGCCGCGTGCAGGGCCGCGGCCGTCATGGAAGTGGTGGTGGTTTTTCCGTGCGTACCGCTTACCGCCACGGTCTTTTTCAGTTCAGCGATTTTTGAAAGCATCCGCGCCCGTTGAACGACTTTCACACCGGCGGCGTATGCGCGCTTAAGCTCCGGGTTGTCCGGCCCGATGGCGGAACTGACTACCACGATATCGCTCGCGCCGAGGTTGCCCGCCTTATGCCCCGCGAAAACCTCCGCGCCCTCGGCCTTTAATCCTTTTGTTATCTCGGAGTCGTTCAAGTCGGAACCGGACACCTCAAAGCCGGCCGCGAGCAGCAGCCGGGCTATGCCGCTCATGCCTATGCCGCCGATGCCTATAAAGTGAACTTTTTTTATTTCCTCAAGCGAAAAATCAAGCGTGAAATTCATTTTACAGCTCCTTCAATCCGCGAATGCATTCCTCAAACCAGCTTTCGGTCTGCTGCCGCAGCCTGACGGCGTCCGGGTTCAGATCGGCCACCGCCGTATTATCAAGCCCCGAAAGCGTCCCTTCAAAACTTTTAGCCCCGCGCCTGAAAAAAACCAGGCAGGGCACGGAGGAGACAAGCGCCTCCGCCGCCATACGCCGGACGGCAGGCGAAAGCAGGGTCATCGGGCCAAGCTCATCAAGGAACAGTATTTTTTTATCCTTCGCGGCAGACTCAAAGGCCTCTTTGAAAGCCGTCTCAAGTCCGGGCAGATTCACTCCGTATTTATTCAGCCGCGCCGGACCGAACAGATTTTTTGAAGCCAGTTCAAAGCGCTGTCCGCGCGCGGTTTCAAGAGTAAAGCCCAAACGCGAACCGGCCTCCCTTTTCTCAATAGTGCGGAAACCGGAGAGCCAGTAATTGTAGCTGAAAAAAAGTTTCGCCACAAAGATCTCTTTAAGGCTGTAACTCCTGAAGGCTATAGCCAGATTTTTTTTCATTGTGAACAAGACAAAAGGCGCATATGCATAAAGTGAAGGAGCTATTTATAACTTTGAACCTTTTCCGCTCTGTGCCTCTTCCCCCTGCTTTAACCCGCCTCCCGAAAGCCATTTGATATTGGAGAGGGCTGTTTGATTTTCAGGTTCTTTTTTGAGCGCCTCACGGCAGGCTTTAAGGCCTCCGGCCTCATCTCCCTTTTCCACTAATGCCGCGGTCCTGCCCAAGTCGGATAGAACACCGCTTTTCACGTCAAATTCATCCAGGGCGGAATCAGCGCGGCCAAGCAACAGATAGCCGAGGCCCAGCACCGCGCCGAACTCCGGAACTGTTTCAGGTCCAGACCCGCGAGGCTGCCCCGCCGCCGTATTCGCGGCAAGCGCCGGGTTCTCCATCTCTTCAACCGCGTCGGAAACATTTTCAAGCCAGTTGTCGCCCATAACCCAAAGCCCCATGTCATTGCCGACATTTCTGGGCTTGTAGCTGACTTCAGCGGCCCTTGGCCCGCCGGCCCCGGGCGCGCCGGCTGCCTCCCGGCTGCCGGCGCTTTTATGCGTTTCAATGTTCAAAGAAAGCTTCGCGTCGTTTCCGGGGGAAACGTCCTGCATCATTTTTTTTACTTCAGCTGAAATAGCGGCCGCTTTTTCAAGCCTTCCGGCGGACTTCCCGGCCGCCATAAAATATTCCTTTTTCGTGTAGGAAAGACGCGGTCTTTTGTAAGCGGCCGACAGCTGGTCTTTAAGGGCGCTTGGCTTTTCCGGGTCTATTTTAACAAG
This is a stretch of genomic DNA from Elusimicrobiota bacterium. It encodes these proteins:
- the murC gene encoding UDP-N-acetylmuramate--L-alanine ligase, with product MNFTLDFSLEEIKKVHFIGIGGIGMSGIARLLLAAGFEVSGSDLNDSEITKGLKAEGAEVFAGHKAGNLGASDIVVVSSAIGPDNPELKRAYAAGVKVVQRARMLSKIAELKKTVAVSGTHGKTTTTSMTAAALHAAGADATAVVGGIFKNAGSNIRLGKSEYFVIEADESDGSFLYFSPLVACITNIDSDHLEHYGNMDNLKNAFLAYASKPPFYGTAVLCADDANVLEMARKLKGPFLTYGLKNRSDWTAKDMRQLEGGGTAYTAVFKGAEKGRVRLRAPGRHNLLNSLCAMAAGSYLGFDFNKLAGGLADFSGVKRRLERLGTVSGVEFLDDYGHHPTEIKATLDTAAELFKGRRLVVLFQPHRYSRTRLLFRQFPPAFASAGKVYVMEIYPAGEKPIPGVTSRLLLDGLRKTGIAASEFPGALELSKELRPGDVLITVGAGDVWKTGAEVRMRLG